From one Conyzicola nivalis genomic stretch:
- a CDS encoding tripartite tricarboxylate transporter TctB family protein has translation MTSPADRVSNDAAEPIDDAEDFLPAGSAANVGAAVAPLLLGVVGVIGSVQLGLGAVTAPGPGLWPFAICLVIVLCSAALLIGGRRFWDAEAFSRNSLVVAIGLLTLVALVIALPYVGFEIPCAVLCFVWLRFLGGEKWWVSIVISLSITLAFWLIFVLALRIPLPRLF, from the coding sequence GTGACATCACCCGCCGACCGCGTCAGCAACGACGCCGCCGAGCCGATCGACGACGCGGAGGACTTCCTCCCCGCCGGAAGCGCGGCGAACGTCGGAGCGGCGGTCGCGCCGCTCCTGCTGGGGGTGGTGGGCGTCATCGGCTCGGTGCAGCTCGGACTCGGCGCCGTCACGGCGCCGGGCCCGGGGCTGTGGCCGTTCGCCATCTGCCTCGTCATCGTGCTGTGTTCCGCGGCGCTGCTGATCGGCGGTCGCCGGTTCTGGGACGCCGAGGCGTTCTCACGCAATTCCCTTGTTGTGGCCATAGGCCTGCTCACGCTCGTCGCCCTCGTCATCGCGCTGCCCTACGTGGGTTTCGAGATCCCGTGCGCCGTGCTCTGTTTCGTCTGGTTGCGGTTTCTGGGCGGTGAGAAGTGGTGGGTGTCGATCGTCATCTCGCTCTCGATCACCCTGGCGTTCTGGCTGATCTTCGTGCTCGCGCTCCGCATCCCGCTGCCCCGATTGTTCTGA
- the kdgD gene encoding 5-dehydro-4-deoxyglucarate dehydratase has translation MVEFSPQQLADTVGSGLLSFPVTHFTDDLEFDEPSYREHLSWLSQYPVAGLFAAGGTGEFFSLTASEVSSVLTAAIEEVDGRVPVIAPAGLGTRTAIEQARDAERVGAAGILLFPHYLTEASQEGIAAHVEAVCRSTSLGVIFYNRANARITVETLARLADSCPNLVGFKDGLGDIELMTRIYARFGQRFVYIGGLPTAETFALPYLELGVTTYSSALFNFAPEFALEFYADVRAKRHDAVYAKLRDFVLPYLDIRDRRKGYAVSIIKAGLDAVGRRGGPVRPPLLGLTHEERDELRELTAANALQPAR, from the coding sequence GTGGTCGAATTCTCGCCGCAGCAACTCGCCGACACCGTCGGATCCGGACTGCTCTCGTTTCCCGTGACGCACTTCACCGACGATCTCGAGTTCGACGAGCCCAGCTACCGGGAGCACCTCTCCTGGCTCAGCCAGTACCCGGTGGCCGGACTCTTCGCTGCCGGCGGAACCGGGGAGTTCTTCTCGCTCACCGCTTCCGAGGTCTCCTCCGTCCTCACGGCGGCCATCGAAGAGGTCGATGGACGCGTTCCCGTGATCGCCCCCGCCGGCCTGGGCACGCGCACCGCGATCGAGCAGGCCCGCGACGCCGAGCGCGTCGGAGCCGCGGGCATCCTGCTGTTCCCTCACTACCTCACAGAGGCGTCGCAAGAGGGCATCGCTGCCCACGTCGAGGCGGTGTGCCGCTCGACCTCCCTCGGCGTAATCTTCTACAACCGAGCGAACGCCCGCATCACCGTCGAGACGCTCGCGCGGCTCGCCGACTCCTGCCCCAACCTCGTCGGGTTCAAGGACGGGCTCGGCGATATCGAACTCATGACCCGCATCTACGCGCGGTTCGGCCAGCGGTTCGTCTACATCGGCGGCCTGCCGACCGCGGAGACATTCGCGCTCCCCTACCTCGAACTCGGCGTGACGACCTACTCGTCGGCACTGTTCAACTTCGCCCCCGAGTTCGCGCTCGAGTTCTACGCCGACGTGCGCGCGAAACGGCACGACGCGGTCTACGCGAAACTGCGCGATTTCGTGCTCCCCTACCTCGACATTCGGGACCGGCGGAAGGGCTACGCGGTGTCGATCATCAAGGCCGGTCTCGACGCCGTCGGCCGGCGCGGGGGTCCGGTGCGGCCTCCACTGCTCGGCCTGACGCACGAGGAACGCGACGAACTGCGCGAACTGACCGCCGCAAACGCTCTCCAGCCCGCACGGTAG
- a CDS encoding LysR family transcriptional regulator has translation MYSLEQVRGFVAVAEELHFGRAADRLQMTQPPLSRQIQKLERSIGVSLLDRNNRSVSLTPAGLAFLAEARRLLIIADTAPESARRIAEGVAGRLSIGFTAMTAVGVLPHVLAEADSFLPGVDIVLNELVSDAQFEALLAGDLDLALVRLPPHHPEFDSRLVARETLVAAVPADHPLGSTTAPVSAREFEGLDMIMYTSTGASYFADLVASVLVNVRPRSTQRLTQVHSMMSLVGAGRGAAIVPESAGTFHIDGVVLRPIIEWDRPVVELRAVWRRDSSNAAMKGALARFSTLQPLSD, from the coding sequence ATGTATTCGCTAGAGCAGGTGCGTGGATTCGTCGCCGTCGCCGAAGAACTGCATTTCGGACGAGCCGCGGACCGCCTCCAGATGACCCAACCACCGCTGAGCCGGCAGATCCAGAAACTCGAGCGCAGCATCGGCGTATCGCTGCTCGACCGCAACAACCGGTCGGTGTCCCTCACCCCGGCGGGGCTCGCGTTCCTCGCGGAGGCCCGCCGCCTGCTCATCATCGCCGACACGGCGCCGGAATCGGCGAGGCGCATCGCTGAAGGGGTCGCCGGCCGACTGTCGATCGGGTTCACCGCGATGACCGCCGTCGGCGTGCTGCCGCACGTGCTGGCGGAAGCCGATTCGTTCCTGCCCGGGGTCGACATCGTGCTCAACGAGCTGGTCAGCGACGCCCAGTTCGAGGCCCTGCTGGCGGGCGATCTCGACCTCGCCCTCGTGCGACTGCCGCCGCATCATCCGGAATTCGACTCGCGGCTCGTCGCGCGCGAGACTCTCGTCGCGGCCGTCCCTGCGGACCATCCGCTTGGCTCGACAACGGCGCCCGTCTCGGCTCGCGAGTTCGAGGGCCTCGACATGATCATGTACACGTCGACGGGGGCGTCGTACTTCGCCGATCTCGTCGCCAGCGTGCTGGTTAACGTTCGGCCGCGCTCGACGCAACGGCTGACCCAGGTGCACAGCATGATGTCGCTCGTCGGTGCCGGTCGCGGTGCCGCGATCGTGCCGGAATCGGCGGGCACCTTCCACATCGACGGGGTCGTGCTTCGGCCCATCATCGAATGGGACCGGCCCGTCGTCGAACTGCGTGCCGTCTGGCGGCGCGACAGCTCGAACGCGGCCATGAAGGGGGCGCTCGCACGTTTCAGCACGTTGCAGCCGTTGAGCGATTGA
- a CDS encoding Bug family tripartite tricarboxylate transporter substrate binding protein: MRSRPIKTIRRTALTLSALATIGLIAGCSGVQNGASGGGSSEGVDFPTGPVELQVGASAGGSTDLLARALAKDLETPLGETVTVFNQPGANGAVAAGDVLNSPADGQTMMLVSGSLITITPLFVEEAEAISLDDIQIVTGVGREDYVLVTNKASGFETIDDVADAGRMINYATAGVGTGGQLSQNLLFDDLGIEATDVPFDGGAPAVTALLGNQVDVASVQVLEAMPHIESGDFVPLAIFGEERSEFLPDVPTAVESGHDVVVTQTRFVMVPKETPEEIVDTLADAFSEAFDSGDYQDFLAQSFITADETDAEETAENLQEAKDSYEEAARAAGIVE; the protein is encoded by the coding sequence GTGAGATCACGCCCCATTAAGACCATCCGGCGCACGGCCTTGACCCTCTCGGCACTCGCGACCATCGGCCTCATCGCCGGCTGCAGCGGCGTGCAAAACGGCGCCTCCGGCGGCGGGAGTAGCGAGGGCGTCGATTTCCCCACCGGACCGGTGGAATTGCAGGTCGGCGCTTCTGCCGGCGGCAGCACCGATCTGCTCGCCCGAGCCCTGGCGAAGGATCTCGAGACGCCGCTGGGCGAAACGGTGACCGTGTTCAACCAGCCCGGCGCGAACGGCGCCGTCGCCGCGGGCGACGTGCTCAACAGTCCCGCCGACGGCCAGACGATGATGCTGGTCTCCGGATCTCTCATCACCATCACCCCGCTGTTCGTCGAAGAGGCGGAAGCGATCTCGCTCGACGACATCCAGATCGTCACGGGCGTCGGACGGGAGGACTACGTTCTCGTCACGAACAAGGCCAGCGGCTTCGAGACCATCGACGATGTCGCCGACGCCGGCCGCATGATCAACTACGCCACCGCGGGAGTAGGCACCGGCGGCCAGCTGTCGCAGAACCTGCTCTTCGACGACCTCGGCATCGAGGCCACCGACGTGCCGTTCGACGGCGGGGCTCCGGCCGTGACCGCCCTGTTGGGCAACCAGGTCGACGTGGCATCGGTACAGGTCCTCGAGGCGATGCCGCACATCGAGTCGGGCGACTTTGTGCCGCTGGCCATCTTCGGCGAAGAGCGCAGTGAGTTCCTCCCCGACGTTCCGACCGCGGTCGAGAGCGGGCACGACGTGGTCGTCACCCAAACCCGTTTTGTGATGGTGCCGAAGGAGACACCCGAGGAGATCGTCGACACACTCGCCGACGCATTCTCGGAGGCGTTCGACTCGGGCGACTACCAAGACTTCCTCGCCCAGAGCTTCATCACCGCGGACGAGACGGACGCCGAAGAAACGGCGGAGAACCTGCAGGAGGCGAAGGATTCGTACGAGGAGGCCGCCCGCGCCGCCGGAATCGTCGAGTAG
- a CDS encoding aldehyde dehydrogenase (NADP(+)), which produces MTITGEMLIGAERVRGTAGSFRAVDPSTGETVEPDFGQGDEADVDRAALLAHDAFDVYRATSPAQRADFLESIARNIEALGDTLIDRARLESGLPAARLEGERTRTTSQLRLFAELLRGGTSTGVRIDPAQPDRKPAPRLDIRQRLIGVGPVAVFGSSNFPLAFSNAGGDTASALAGGCPVVVKVHNAHPGTAMLVAGAVSDAVAEQGLPEGVYSSLIGAGNSIGAALVAHPAIKAVGFTGSRSGGLALVEIARKRREPIPVYAEMSSINPVFVFPSAITEEVAAGFVSSLTLGAGQFCTNPGLVFVPTGREGDEFTRSVGRLVAEATGQTMLTRGIREAFESGTARLDAVPGVERLGSGAPGDGPNAPGPVVFATDSDRLRSEDALQDEVFGASSLVVRYGSIDDLLALAEAIEGQLTATILAGRGENGEVSRLLPVLERKVGRILYNGWPTGVEVNHAMVHGGPFPSTSDGKTTSVGTLAIQRFLRPVAYQNLPDELLPAPLADANPWDQVRSVDGRIEGLTR; this is translated from the coding sequence GTGACGATAACGGGAGAAATGCTGATTGGGGCGGAGCGCGTGCGGGGCACGGCTGGCTCGTTCCGCGCCGTCGACCCGTCGACCGGAGAGACCGTTGAACCCGACTTCGGGCAGGGCGACGAGGCCGACGTCGACCGCGCCGCGCTGCTCGCTCACGACGCGTTCGACGTCTACCGGGCGACCTCGCCCGCACAGCGTGCCGATTTTCTCGAGTCGATCGCGCGTAACATCGAGGCGCTCGGCGACACCCTCATCGACCGGGCTCGGCTCGAATCGGGTCTCCCGGCCGCTCGGCTCGAGGGCGAACGCACGCGGACGACGAGCCAACTGAGGTTGTTCGCCGAGCTGTTGCGCGGCGGCACGTCGACCGGCGTGCGCATCGACCCCGCTCAGCCGGACCGGAAGCCGGCTCCGCGCCTCGACATCCGCCAGAGGCTGATCGGTGTCGGACCCGTCGCGGTCTTCGGGTCGAGCAACTTCCCACTGGCGTTCTCCAACGCCGGCGGAGACACCGCCTCCGCCCTGGCCGGCGGCTGCCCCGTCGTGGTGAAGGTGCACAACGCGCATCCCGGAACGGCGATGCTCGTCGCGGGTGCCGTTTCCGACGCCGTCGCCGAACAGGGACTGCCCGAGGGCGTGTACTCGTCGCTCATCGGAGCGGGCAACAGCATCGGCGCGGCCCTCGTGGCCCACCCGGCCATCAAGGCCGTCGGATTCACCGGTTCGCGCTCGGGTGGACTCGCCCTCGTCGAGATCGCGCGCAAGCGCCGCGAGCCCATCCCCGTGTACGCCGAGATGAGCAGCATCAACCCGGTGTTCGTCTTCCCCTCCGCTATCACCGAGGAGGTGGCCGCGGGTTTCGTCAGTTCCCTCACCCTGGGAGCGGGACAGTTCTGCACCAATCCGGGACTCGTGTTCGTGCCGACCGGGCGCGAGGGCGATGAGTTCACGCGATCCGTCGGCCGCCTCGTCGCCGAGGCGACGGGCCAGACCATGCTGACCCGTGGCATCCGCGAAGCCTTCGAATCGGGCACCGCCCGGCTCGACGCGGTCCCCGGTGTCGAGCGTCTCGGCAGCGGCGCCCCCGGTGACGGACCCAACGCTCCCGGGCCGGTGGTGTTCGCCACCGACTCCGACCGGCTGCGCTCGGAAGACGCGCTGCAGGACGAGGTCTTCGGGGCATCGTCGCTCGTGGTGCGGTACGGGTCGATCGACGACCTGTTGGCGCTCGCCGAGGCGATCGAGGGGCAGCTGACAGCGACGATCCTCGCCGGCCGTGGAGAGAACGGCGAGGTGAGCCGCCTGCTTCCCGTGCTGGAACGCAAGGTCGGCCGCATCCTCTACAACGGCTGGCCGACGGGTGTCGAAGTCAACCATGCGATGGTGCATGGCGGCCCGTTCCCGTCCACTTCTGATGGGAAGACCACCTCGGTCGGCACGCTCGCCATCCAACGTTTCCTGCGGCCGGTCGCGTATCAGAACCTGCCCGACGAGCTACTGCCCGCCCCGCTCGCCGACGCGAACCCGTGGGACCAGGTGCGCAGCGTCGACGGCCGCATCGAGGGGCTCACCCGATGA
- a CDS encoding glucarate dehydratase family protein: MTPAARISRVEITPVAFADPPLLNAVGVHEPFALRAVLQLHTDSGLVGLGETYADETHLEALEAVASDLPGLDAFDTGRIYALVADVLSRRSGAAGDGVAGMITGASVVNRVFSPFEVACLDIQGRTAGRPVVDLLGGRVRDRVPYSAYLFYKWAEHPGADPDEWGEARTPDQLVEQAATMIERYGFGAIKLKGGVLPPDDEIEAIRALHAAFPGVPLRLDPNAAWTPETGIRVAQALEGLVQYLEDPSPGIHGMARVAASAPMPLATNMAVVAFDQIREAVAADAVQVILSDHHFWGGLRRSQGLAAVADTFGIGLSMHSNSHLGISLAAMTHLAAATPNLDYACDTHWPWKTEDVVKPGLTFIDGALEVPAGPGLGVELDPDALGALHEQYLRCGLRARDDTGYIRRFDPGFVRKLGYW, encoded by the coding sequence ATGACGCCGGCGGCACGCATCAGCCGGGTCGAGATCACCCCCGTCGCCTTCGCCGACCCGCCGCTGCTCAACGCGGTGGGCGTGCACGAACCGTTCGCCCTGCGCGCCGTTTTGCAGCTGCACACCGATTCGGGGCTGGTCGGTCTGGGGGAGACCTACGCCGACGAGACCCACCTCGAGGCGCTCGAGGCCGTCGCCTCCGACCTGCCGGGGCTCGACGCCTTCGACACCGGCCGCATCTATGCCCTCGTCGCCGACGTGCTCTCCCGGCGGTCGGGCGCGGCGGGCGACGGCGTGGCCGGCATGATCACGGGAGCCAGCGTCGTCAACCGGGTCTTCTCGCCCTTCGAGGTGGCCTGCCTCGACATCCAGGGCAGAACGGCCGGCCGCCCGGTCGTCGACCTGCTCGGCGGGCGGGTGCGTGACCGGGTGCCCTACAGCGCCTACCTGTTCTACAAGTGGGCCGAACACCCCGGCGCCGACCCCGACGAGTGGGGCGAGGCGCGCACGCCCGACCAGCTCGTCGAGCAGGCAGCGACGATGATCGAACGGTACGGTTTCGGAGCGATCAAACTCAAGGGCGGCGTGCTGCCGCCCGACGACGAGATCGAGGCGATCCGCGCGCTGCACGCGGCGTTTCCCGGAGTGCCGCTGCGGCTCGACCCGAACGCCGCGTGGACGCCCGAGACGGGAATCCGGGTCGCGCAGGCACTCGAGGGGCTCGTGCAGTATCTCGAAGACCCGTCGCCCGGAATCCACGGGATGGCGCGAGTCGCGGCATCCGCCCCCATGCCCCTCGCCACGAATATGGCGGTCGTCGCGTTCGACCAGATCAGGGAGGCGGTCGCGGCCGACGCGGTGCAGGTGATTCTCTCCGACCACCATTTCTGGGGTGGGCTGCGCCGCTCGCAGGGCCTCGCCGCCGTCGCGGACACGTTCGGCATCGGCCTCTCGATGCACTCCAACTCGCACCTCGGCATCAGCTTGGCCGCGATGACGCATCTTGCCGCAGCCACTCCCAATCTCGACTACGCGTGCGACACGCATTGGCCGTGGAAGACGGAAGACGTGGTGAAACCGGGTCTGACCTTCATCGACGGGGCGCTAGAGGTTCCGGCCGGGCCGGGACTCGGCGTCGAACTCGATCCCGACGCCCTCGGCGCTTTGCACGAGCAGTACCTGCGCTGCGGGCTGCGCGCGCGCGACGACACGGGATACATCCGCCGGTTCGACCCGGGCTTCGTGCGCAAGCTCGGGTACTGGTAG
- a CDS encoding tripartite tricarboxylate transporter permease → MDFTNIINGFGVVLEPMNLLYCLIGVLIGMLIGVLPGLGPVATISILLPITYSIEPVAAIIMLAGIFYGAQYGGTITSVLLKLPGEASSVVTVFDGHALARKGKAGTALGIAAIGSFFGGTISIIGLTLVAPLVASVALSFGPPEYAMLALLGILLVSTIGNGGGLKSVIAAGVGLLLATVGRDTFTGGERFTFGSLALADGIDFVPIAMGLFGLGEIFYNLDARRNKLDTPATIANIWPSRAELKESSGAFGRGSVIGFFLGILPGGGATLASLVAYAAEKRVSRTPERFGRGALQGVAGPETANNAAATSSFIPLLTLGIPANATMAIIFGALLLQGIVPGPTLIVDHPDLFWGVVNSMYIGNILLLILSIPLVGVFVKILRIRPAILAPITVLITLLGVYTVRNSIFDMVLVIVFGLVGYLMKKFGFEPGPLVLAFVLGSLMETAVRQSLRIFGGDVSGFVMRPISGTIIGVVVLLVVLIPIAKVMLRKRAEKKFGVHLKPGESVLGVALAKEAAVDDTAPVVTTADGEKR, encoded by the coding sequence ATGGATTTCACCAACATCATCAACGGGTTCGGCGTCGTACTCGAGCCGATGAACCTGCTCTACTGCCTGATCGGCGTGTTGATCGGCATGCTGATCGGCGTGCTGCCCGGACTCGGCCCGGTCGCCACGATTTCGATCCTGCTCCCCATCACCTACTCCATCGAACCCGTTGCGGCGATCATCATGCTCGCCGGAATCTTCTATGGTGCGCAGTATGGCGGCACGATCACCTCGGTGCTGCTCAAACTCCCCGGTGAAGCGTCGAGCGTCGTCACGGTATTCGACGGGCACGCGCTCGCCCGCAAGGGCAAAGCCGGCACCGCTCTGGGCATCGCGGCTATCGGATCGTTCTTCGGCGGCACCATCTCGATCATCGGGCTCACTCTCGTGGCGCCACTCGTGGCATCCGTAGCTTTGAGCTTCGGTCCGCCCGAGTACGCGATGCTGGCCCTCCTCGGTATCCTGCTCGTCTCCACCATCGGAAACGGCGGCGGGCTCAAATCGGTCATCGCCGCGGGCGTCGGCCTGTTGCTCGCCACCGTCGGACGTGACACGTTCACGGGAGGCGAGCGCTTCACCTTCGGCAGCCTCGCCCTTGCGGACGGCATCGACTTCGTGCCGATCGCTATGGGCCTGTTCGGGCTCGGCGAGATCTTCTACAACCTCGACGCCCGACGGAACAAGCTGGACACGCCCGCCACGATCGCGAACATCTGGCCGTCCCGCGCGGAGCTCAAGGAGTCGTCGGGGGCGTTCGGGCGCGGATCGGTCATCGGGTTCTTCCTCGGCATCCTCCCGGGTGGCGGCGCCACTCTCGCCTCGCTCGTCGCCTATGCCGCCGAAAAGCGCGTGTCGAGAACGCCGGAACGTTTCGGGCGCGGGGCGCTCCAGGGCGTCGCGGGGCCGGAAACGGCGAACAACGCGGCGGCCACCTCGTCGTTCATTCCGCTCCTCACCCTCGGCATTCCGGCCAATGCCACGATGGCGATCATCTTCGGTGCGCTGTTGCTGCAAGGAATCGTGCCGGGGCCGACCCTGATCGTCGACCACCCCGACCTCTTCTGGGGCGTGGTGAACTCGATGTACATCGGCAACATCCTGCTGCTCATCCTCAGCATCCCGCTCGTCGGCGTATTCGTGAAAATCCTCCGCATCCGGCCGGCGATCCTCGCCCCGATCACCGTGCTGATCACCCTGCTCGGCGTGTACACGGTGCGCAACAGCATCTTCGACATGGTGCTCGTGATCGTGTTCGGCCTCGTCGGCTACCTGATGAAGAAGTTCGGTTTCGAGCCGGGTCCGCTCGTGCTCGCCTTCGTGCTGGGCAGTCTCATGGAGACCGCGGTGCGCCAGTCGCTGCGCATCTTCGGCGGCGACGTGAGCGGATTCGTGATGCGGCCCATCTCGGGAACCATCATCGGTGTGGTCGTGCTGCTCGTCGTGCTGATCCCGATCGCCAAGGTCATGCTCAGAAAGCGCGCGGAGAAGAAGTTCGGCGTGCACCTCAAGCCGGGGGAGAGCGTGCTCGGCGTGGCTCTCGCCAAGGAGGCGGCCGTCGACGACACCGCCCCCGTCGTCACCACGGCGGACGGGGAGAAGCGATGA